Sequence from the Amycolatopsis sp. NBC_00345 genome:
ACTCGGACCCATTCCGGTATCGACGACAAGAACGGCGTCCCGTCCGCCGATGACGCCGATATTCGGCACGAGCTGAACATTTCCGTTCGGAATGACCACCAAATCCCGCGCTAGTTCCTGAATTCCCGCTACCTGCACGACGGGATCTGATGAAACTGGTTCGACCATGACTTCTCCCCGCACCAAAAGCGCCGACGTCCCACCGCTCGAACACGGGCGGTGGCGCGGCGGATCAACGTAGGTCCAGTCCACCGCGCAGCCGCGAGGTTGTCCAAGTCCGATCCCGCGCCACCGATACCGTCCGGGTATCGTCACTGGTGATGGACTTACGCGAGCTGCGTTATTTCGTGGCGGTCGCCGAGGAACTGCACTTCGGCCGGGCCGCCGCGCGGCTGAACATGACCCAGCCGCCGTTGAGCCGGGCCATCAAGCAGCTTGAGACGGACCTGGGCCAGGTCCTGCTGCACCGCTCGCCCAGCGGGGTGGCGCTCACCGCCGCCGGCTCGGCGCTCTACGACGAGGCGTGCACCCTGCTGACCCAGGCCGACCAGGTTCGCACGCGGGTGGCCGCGGCGGCCGGCGCGGCCACCATCACCGTCGGCACCCTCGCCGACAGCGCCGAGCAGGTCGGCATCCGGCTGGCCGCCGCGTACCGCGAACGTCATCCCGGGCTGCACGTCCGGATCCGCGAGGCGGACCTGACCGACCCGACCGTCGGGCTGCGAACCGGCCAGGTCGACGTGGCCCTCACCCGCGCGCCCTTCGACGAGACGGGCATCGTCACCCACGTGCTGCGCACCGACCCGATGGGCGTGGTCCTCCGCGCGGACGATCCCTTGGCCGATCGGGAAAGCCTCCACTCCGACGACCTCGCCGACCGCCTGTGGTTCCAGCTGCCGGAAGGCACCGACCCGATCTGGCGGGCGTACTGGCGCGGCCCAGCCGGCCCACTTCAGGACGGCCCAGTCGTGCGGACGGTCCATGAGTGCATGCAGGCGGTCCTGTGGAACGGGTCCGTGGGGCTGACGCCACTTGTCCACAAGCTGCCCGCGGGGCTCACGACGGTGCCACTGGTGGACATGCCGCCCAGCAACCTGGTCGTCGCCTGGGCCGGTGCCAATCCTGGGCCGCTCATCCGGTCGTTCGCGCAGATTGCTGTGGCCGTTTACCGCCCGGCCGCTCCTTCTCGTTAGGCCCGACCCAGCGAGAATCGCCGTCGCGTTAGGTCGGACCCAACCAACCGTCCACAGTCAGTTGTCCACATAGGCCACTTATCCACGTCTGCAAGTTGTCCACATAGGTCAGTTGTCCACATGTGGATCGAGGCCCCGGTCGATTGCCCACAGGATCCACAGGACGGCTGGGTTGGACCTAACGAAGCTTGCGGAGCGTGTCGGGGGTCAGGTCGGCGAGAGTGGGGTAGCCGTCGACGGCCATGATGAGGTCGGCTTCGGCCAGGAGGGTGCGGAGGACGTGGACAACTCCGTCCGCGCCGTCCAGGGCCAGGCCCCAGGCGTACGGGCGACCGACACCGACCGCGGTGGCGCCCAAGGCCAGGGCCTTGATCACGTCGGCGCCCGAGCGGACACCCGAGTCGAACAGGACCGGGACGTCGCCGGCCGCCTCGGCCACACCGGGCAGGCAGGCGAGGGCCGGGAGACCACCGTTGGCCTGACGGCCGCCGTGGTTGGAGCAGTAGATGCCGTCGACACCGCCGTCGATGGCCCGGCGCGCGTCGTCGGGATGCTGGATGCCCTTGACGATCAGCGGGAGCTTCGTCAGCGAACGCAGCCACGGCAGGTCGTCCCAGGTCAGCGGGCTGCCGAAAACCTGTGCCCACAGGCCGACGGCCGCCATCAGATCCTCCTCCGGCGCCTTGCCGAGGAGCTTGCGGAAGACCGGGTCGGTGAAGTAGTTGGCGAGGCAATGCCCGCGCAGCTGGGGAAAGTTGGCTGTGGACAAGTCGCGCGGGCGCCAGCCCGTGACCCAGGTGTCGAGCGTGACCACGATGCCCTTGAACCCCGCCGCCTCCGCGCGTTGGACCAGTGACGCGGCCAGATCCCTGTCGGTCGGGGTGTAGAGCTGGAAAAACCCAGGCGTGTCACCGAATTCGGGGACGACCTGTTCGATCGGGTCGACGGTGAGCGTCGAGGCGACCATCGGCACGCCGGTCTTCGCGGCGGCGCGGGCGGTCGCGAGGTCGCCGTGGCCGTCCTGCGAGCAGATCCCGATCACGCCCACCGGCGCGAGGAAGAGCGGAGTTGGCAGCTTCAGGCCGAAAAGGTCAACCGAGAGGTCACGTTCCTTGGCCCCGACGAACATCCGCGGGACGAGCCCCCAGTCGCCGAAGGCCTCGGCGTTGCCGCGCTGGGTGGCCTCGTCACCGGCACCACCAGCCACATAGGACACAACTGACGGCGGAAGTGCCTGCGCCGCGCGGGCTTCCAGTTCGTCGTAGGCCATCGGCATGGTCGGGACCCGGCCGGTGAGTCCGGCGAAGTAGATCTCGTTCTGGAAGTCGCCGAAAGATGAGGGGCGGGTCATCGTGCTCTTTCTGCTCGGTTCGCACCTGGCGAGGTGCGGCACACCACGGCCGGCGACCCGGTCAAGGCGAGGGAACTCTCCTTGCCGAGGGCCGCCGGCCGCGTCTGGCTTCGAATCGAGGTGCGGGAATGGCTGGGTCGGACCTAACGCTTGCCGTGCAGGATGGTGATCAGCTTGACCACCAGCGCGTCGGTGGATTCCTTGCGGTTGAAGGAAGTCAGCGCGATCGGCGCGGTGAACCGCTGCCGCGCGACGGCCTTCGGCCGGGCGAACTCACGCAGTCCTTCCGGGCCGTGGATGCGGCCGAAACCCGAGTCGCCGACGCCGCCGAAAGGCAGCGAGGCGATGCCGGCGAAGGACAGCGGCGCGTTGATGGACGTCATGCCCGTGCGGAGGCGAGCCGCGAGCTCCATGCCTCGCGACTTCGAGAACACCGTCGAGCCCAGGCCGTACTTGGTGGCGTTGGCCTTGTCCACAGCCTCATCCATGTCACGGACCTTGGCGATCGTCACGGTCGGGCCGAAGGTCTCCTCACGCACGGCCTCCGAATCCTCGGGGACGTCCACCAGCACGGTGGGCTGGGCATAACGATCGCCGACGGAGTCGACGCCGCCGATCACCGCGCGGCCACCGCGTTCGATGGCGTCGGCGATGTGGCGACGGATCACCGCGAGCTGCGAAGGCATCGTGACCGGGCCGTACTGGGCGTCCTCGTCGGAGCCCGCGCGGACGTCGCGCGACTTTTCCACAACCTTGGCCACGAACTCGTCGTGCACCCGTTCGTGGACGTACACCCGCTCGACGCCGATGCAGGTCTGGCCGGAGTTCGAAAAGGCGCCCCACACGGTGGCATCGGCGGCGGCGTCGAGGTCGGCGTCCGCGTCGACGAGCACCGGGTCCTTGCCGCCTGCCTCGATCACGACCGGGGTGAGCGTCTGGGCCGCGGCCGCCATGATCTTCTTGCCGGTGGCGGTGGATCCCGTGAAAGCGATTTTGTCCACACCCGCGCTGACCAACGCCGCGCCGGTTTCACCGAAGCCGGTCACGAGCTGAAGCACCGGCTGCTCCGGGACGATTTCGTTGAAAGCATCCACAAGCCACTTACCAACACCCGGTGTGTACTCGCTGGGCTTGAACACAACGGCGTTGCCGGCCGCGAGCGCGTACACAATCGAGCCGAGCGGCGTGAACACCGGGTAGTTCCATGGGCCGATCACACCGACGACGCCGAGCGGCCGGTACTCCACCGTCGCCGCCTGGTTCGACATCAGCAGGCCGGCCGAACGGCGTTGCTTGCCAAGGATCTTGCGCGCGTGCTTGCCCGCCCACGCGATGTGCTCGATGGCCAGGACGGACTCGAGCTGGGCGTCGACGATCGGCTTTCCGGTCTCGTCGCGCACCACCTGGCAGAGCTGCGGCAGGCGTCGTGTGATCACGCCCTTCCACTGCCGGAGCCGGTCCGCGCGGCCCGCGTACCCGAGGCCGTCCCACCACTCGGCCGCGACGCGAGCGCTTTCGACGGTGGCGCGCACGTCCTCGGCGCTGTGCACCGGGTACGTGCCCACGACCTCGTCGGTCGCCGGGCTGAGCGAATCGAAGGTCTCGCCGACCGAAGTCGGCTTCGGCTGGACGGCGGTCATCGGCGTCTCCCCTTGCTCTCGGCTTACGGCCCAGGCTACGAGGTTGCTGACGCAGTGCCAATACTCGCCCGAGACTCATCGCCAGCATCGCATCGGCGGGCGCCGGGGGAAAGGGTGATCACGCCGTGCCCAGGCCCCCGTGACGGCTGCTGGTGCGGCGGGAGGGGCTCAAGTGGCTCGTGTGGTCATCGGCGAGGCCTCTGGTTGGTCGGCCCTAAACCCGTCACGATTGGGTGAGTATCGCGGCCGCCGTGTTCAAAGATCCCTCAGTCGGGTGGTGGCGAACAGGGCCGCCGCGACGCCGGGGAGCGGTGCGAGCCACAGCGGCAGCACCCCGACGGCCAGCGACCCCAGACCGAAGCCACAGGACTGCACCGTGAACGACAGCGAAAACCCCCTCCGACCTGCGGTTCTCCGGAAGTAGCCGCTGCATGTTCACCGACGCGACGGCGACGAGCGGCCCCGTCGCGACGCCCACCAGCACGACGCCGGCCAGCAGCCCGGGCCAGCCGAGGTTCGCGGCCACGACCGTCCCGCCCACGACGAAGCCGGCCAGGAACAGCCGGGGGTCGCCGACCTTCCCACGCCAGGCGTAGAGGGCGCTTCCCGCGATGCTCGCCCCACACAACACGGCCACGACCAGCGGCGCCGCGGTGACGGACGCGCCGAGCCGCTGCACAAGAGGCAACGGCGCGACCTCGATCGTCGAGAGCAACAACCCGACGGCGAACTGGCACGCCAGCCACGGCAGACAGCGCGCGAGCGGGACTTTCGCACCGGGTACGGGCGGGGCAGCGGGCTTGTTGCCGACGGGTCGCGACGCTGCGGGCGGCTCTTGGCGGGGCTGCGGAGCTGTGGGGATTTCGGTGAGTGGTCGTGGCGCTCCTCGCTGGTCGTGGTCTGGCTGCAGGTCGGCGGGCCTCGCGCGGGGTTGCGGCGGGTCCGCGGGGCGCGGTGGGTCCGGAGACGGCGGTGGGTCCGGAGGTCGTGGTGGATCCGCAGGTGGCGGTGGGTCCGGAGGTGACGGCCGGTCCGGAAGTCGTGGCTGGTCCAGGGGTGGTGGGGTGGTTGGGCGGCGGGGTACCAGTAGCGCGGCGGCGCAGCAGGCGGTGGCCATGGCGGTCAGCGGAGCGAACGGGCCCAGCAACGCCAGGCCTCCGACGAGGGCGGGGCCGGTGATGAGGATGCCGTCCAGGAGCATTGCGTCCACTGCTACGGCTTGGGGGAGCAGGGCGTCGTCGACGGTGGTGGCCAGGAGTGAGCGGAAGCCGCCCGAGAGGCCGGCTGCCAGGGCACCGGGCAGGGCCACCAACGCGATCAGCATCAGGGCGCTCGGCTGGGACGCCGAAGTGGGTTCCGGCGGGCCGCCCGGCGAGGGCACCGAGGTGGCTTCCGACGGGGCGCTCGGCGAGGGCACCGAGGCGGCTTCCGACGGGGCGCTCGGCGAGGGCACCGAGGCGGCTTCCGACTGGGCGCTCAGCTGGGGTATCGAGGCGGCTTCCGACGGGGCGCTCGGCGAGGGCACCGAGGCGGCTTCCGACTGGGCGCTCAGCTGGGGTATCGAGGCGATCTTCGCCGGGTCGCCCGTGCTTGCCCATGCTGCGATGGTCAAGGTCGCCAGGCCTAGCGCGACTAGACCAGCTGGAGCTGGTGTGGCATCGGCTGATCGCGCCGCGCTGGCCGCGGTTTCGGGAGGTGCTGGCCGCTGACATCCGGCACCGGACGCGGGTGCTTGGGGAGCATGGCGTCGCGGCGGTGTTCGAGACGTTGCATCCTCGGGTGCGGGTGGCGGGGGACTCGGTGCTGGTGGACGTCGCCGCGCGGGAGCGGCTGGAGCTGGACGGGCGGGGGCTGCTGCTGGTGCCCGGCGTGTTCACCTGGCCGTCGGTGGGGGTCGTGACCGTTCCGCCGTGGCAGCCGACGCTGCTCTACCCCGCCCGCGGCGTCGGCGAGCTGTGGACAGCGCGCGCGGAGCCGCCGGACGCACTGGCCGGGGTGCTCGGGCGGACCAAGGCGACGTTGCTCACGGCGCTGGACCGGCCCGCCGCCACCACGGAGCTGGCCGGGCGGCTGGACCTCGCCGCCGGGACCGTCTCCGCGCACCTCACGGCGCTGCGGGCGGCGGGGCTCACCGCGTCCACCCGCAGCGGGCACCGCGTCCTGTACCGCCGGACTGAGCTTGGCGACGCCCTTTGCGCAGGCATAAGGTGAAAGTGACCATGTGTGAAGGAGAATCCTGATGCGGATCGTCCATTTCGGACATGCCTGCGTACTTCTGGAGACCGACGGCGAGCGGATCCTGATCGACCCGGGCACGTTCTCGACCGACTTCGAGGGCGAGCGCGAGCTGTCGGCCGTGTTCATCACCCACCAGCACTTCGACCACATCGACAGCGAGCGGCTGCCGAAGGTGCTGGCGGCGAACCCGGACGCGAAGCTGATCGTCGACCCGGGCTCAGTCGAGACGGTCGAGAAGCTGAACCTGCGGTTCGAGGTCGCCAACCCCGGTGACGCCTTCGAGATCGGCTCCACCTCGGTGAACGTCGTGGGCGGCGAGCACGCCGTGATCCACAGCGACATCCCGCGGATCCCGAACATCGGCTACGTGGTGGACCACGGCGCGTTCTACCACCCGGGCGACTCGTTTTTCGTGCCCGAGCAGAAGATCGACGTGCTCGGCCTGCCCACGGGCGCGCCCTGGCTCAAGGCGGGCGAGGCCGTGGACTTCCTGCGCGCCGTCGCACCGCGTCGCGCGGTGCCGATCCACGAGGCGGTGCTCGCGAACCCGGGCATGCACTACGGGCTGTTCGGCCACCTCTCGCCCGAGGGCACCGAGGTCAAGGTCCTCGACCGCGGCGAACTGACTGAGGTCTGACGCTCGACCGCCACCGCCACCGCTGCCGTATCGGGCGGCGGTGGCGGTCAGGCCGCGGCGGTGTGGCGCAGCGAGCCGTACGTGCTGCCGAAGGCGCGGTTCTCGAGGGCGACGTCTATGGCGTCCAGGAACGCCTGGCGCAGGCCGGGGCGGGCGAGGTCCACGGCGTCGATGTCCAGGCGCACCAGGCCGCCGCGGCGAGCGGCGCGCGCGGCCGCCAGCACGAGCGCGAAACAACGGACCGTTTCGGTGCGGTGCGACTGGCTGGTGAACTCCTGGACGCGGGCGCGCCGGACCTCCCCGGTCACCAGGTCGCGCACCGAGACGAGGTCCGCGCAGAGCGTGAAACCGTGTTCCCGCAACGCTTGCAGCGTCCCCGACGACGCGAGCCAGCGCGGCGGAGCGAACCCGTCGACGGTGACGCCGGTGGTGTCCAGCGCGGCCTTCGCGGCGATCAGGCGCAGACGGGCCTCGTGCGCGGGCAGTGCGGCGAACTCGGCTTTGCGGCCCAGCTGCACGGCGCGGTGCGTCGGCGCGACGCGGTGGTCGTAACCGTGCAGGAGCACGGAATCACCCGCGGCGGAGCGGCCGCGGACCCACGCCGTGACGGGCCCACTCTCGGTCCGCGCGACGTGCAGGATCGAGAGCGGGACGCGGCGTCGCTCCAGCTCGGCGGCGAGGTCGGCGCAGCGGTGCAGCGTGCGCGGGGTGGTCCCGGACAGCGATACCAGCAGGCGTGCTTCCACACCCACCATTGGGCCCGACGCCGGTGGCGGCCGCCTGACCACGCCGTGAACTGCGCAGAAAAGACACGTGAGGCTTTGCCCTCCGCCGAGACGCACCGAGACGCGCCGAGGCCGGGTCGAAGGTGGGCCGCGAAAGCGCCGAAGTGTCAGCCGAAGCGCCGGACGAACTGCCAGACGAAGCCCCTAAGCCTTCGCACCCTCCAGCAGACGGCGGACGGCCACCGCGATACGCCCGCGGAGGTCGGGGTCCGTCACCTCGCCATCGGCCACCGCGTGGCGGGGCACGGGGATGCGGACGCAGGCGTCGTCGACGATCTGCGCGCCGGCGTACGTGAGCACCTTCCGGAGGGAGTCGTGGGCGTCGGCGCCGCCGGTGGGGGCCGCGACGGAGGAGGCGTTGACCCACGCCACCGGCTTGCCGTAGACCTCACCGCCGCCGACGGTCCAGTCCAGCAGGTTCTTGAACGAACCCGGCAGGCCGCCCGCGTACTCGGGGGTGCAGATCAGCACGGCGTCGGCCGCGGCGATCTCGGCGCGGAGGGTGGCCACGGCCGGGTGCAGGGGCTCGACGTCGTCGTCGGGGTTGAAGTGGGGGAGATCGGCCAGCCCGGCGTAGACCTTCGACTCGGCGAAACGCCCGGCGGTCGTCAGTACCGCCGCGTTGCCCGAGCCCGCCCGCAGACTGCCGCAGATGAGCAGGATCACGAAGCCAGTGTGCCAGCGAAAGTCCTTCTCAGGTGGCAACTTTCCGCCGACAGTCCACCGCGGCCGGACCTTCACGCCGACGTCAACCCCCGCCACGCACCGAAAACGTCACGCCCAGTCGATCTTCGCCGTCCTCCCCTGTGCCCGCCCGGCCTTCGCCGCCGGGGTACGGGACGCCGGGTCCAACGGGTTGGACCCGATCGCCGCGAGCGAAGCCTCGTCCGGCTCCAGGAGCGCGACCTCGGCCCCGGCCGCGCGCAGCTCGGCGACGGCCTCGACGAGCGGCTTCTCGCACGGGAACGGCTCGGCTTGGCCCAGCGGGAGAATGATCAGCACCCGCGACGCACCGGCCGCGTAGTCGGCGTTCGCCGCCGAGCGGACCCCGCCATCGACATAACGATGGCCCTCGATCGTGGCCGGTGGCCAGATGCCCGGCACGGCACAGCTCGCGGCGACGGCATCGACCAGGCTCACGCCGGACGTGTTGTCGAAGACCCGCGGCTCGCCGGTCGCGGCGTCCACCGCGACGAGCTTCACGGCGCGCTCGGGCCACTCGTGTGACGGCAGCCGCGCCTCGATCACCGCGCGGCGCTCCGGCTCCGGCACCGTGTCCGCAGTGAGCGAGAACCCGCCGATCGCGCGCCGCAGCTCCGGGATCGGGGAGGTGTCCCCCAGTGCGCCGGCCATCTGCGCGCCGAAGGCCTCCAGGTCCAGCTCGGCCATCAGCTCGGCATTCTGCCGCCCCGGCTCCGCCTGGCGCGCGTACAGCTCTTCCA
This genomic interval carries:
- a CDS encoding lactate 2-monooxygenase: MTRPSSFGDFQNEIYFAGLTGRVPTMPMAYDELEARAAQALPPSVVSYVAGGAGDEATQRGNAEAFGDWGLVPRMFVGAKERDLSVDLFGLKLPTPLFLAPVGVIGICSQDGHGDLATARAAAKTGVPMVASTLTVDPIEQVVPEFGDTPGFFQLYTPTDRDLAASLVQRAEAAGFKGIVVTLDTWVTGWRPRDLSTANFPQLRGHCLANYFTDPVFRKLLGKAPEEDLMAAVGLWAQVFGSPLTWDDLPWLRSLTKLPLIVKGIQHPDDARRAIDGGVDGIYCSNHGGRQANGGLPALACLPGVAEAAGDVPVLFDSGVRSGADVIKALALGATAVGVGRPYAWGLALDGADGVVHVLRTLLAEADLIMAVDGYPTLADLTPDTLRKLR
- a CDS encoding NADPH-dependent FMN reductase, coding for MILLICGSLRAGSGNAAVLTTAGRFAESKVYAGLADLPHFNPDDDVEPLHPAVATLRAEIAAADAVLICTPEYAGGLPGSFKNLLDWTVGGGEVYGKPVAWVNASSVAAPTGGADAHDSLRKVLTYAGAQIVDDACVRIPVPRHAVADGEVTDPDLRGRIAVAVRRLLEGAKA
- a CDS encoding DUF2334 domain-containing protein, which translates into the protein MVGVEARLLVSLSGTTPRTLHRCADLAAELERRRVPLSILHVARTESGPVTAWVRGRSAAGDSVLLHGYDHRVAPTHRAVQLGRKAEFAALPAHEARLRLIAAKAALDTTGVTVDGFAPPRWLASSGTLQALREHGFTLCADLVSVRDLVTGEVRRARVQEFTSQSHRTETVRCFALVLAAARAARRGGLVRLDIDAVDLARPGLRQAFLDAIDVALENRAFGSTYGSLRHTAAA
- a CDS encoding patatin-like phospholipase family protein, producing the protein MSEALVLGGGGVAGIAWITGLLAGLAEAGQDVTGAGLLVGTSAGATVAAQLGSGLSLEELYARQAEPGRQNAELMAELDLEAFGAQMAGALGDTSPIPELRRAIGGFSLTADTVPEPERRAVIEARLPSHEWPERAVKLVAVDAATGEPRVFDNTSGVSLVDAVAASCAVPGIWPPATIEGHRYVDGGVRSAANADYAAGASRVLIILPLGQAEPFPCEKPLVEAVAELRAAGAEVALLEPDEASLAAIGSNPLDPASRTPAAKAGRAQGRTAKIDWA
- a CDS encoding ArsR/SmtB family transcription factor, coding for MLRWSRSPGLARLDQLELVWHRLIAPRWPRFREVLAADIRHRTRVLGEHGVAAVFETLHPRVRVAGDSVLVDVAARERLELDGRGLLLVPGVFTWPSVGVVTVPPWQPTLLYPARGVGELWTARAEPPDALAGVLGRTKATLLTALDRPAATTELAGRLDLAAGTVSAHLTALRAAGLTASTRSGHRVLYRRTELGDALCAGIR
- a CDS encoding MBL fold metallo-hydrolase; the encoded protein is MRIVHFGHACVLLETDGERILIDPGTFSTDFEGERELSAVFITHQHFDHIDSERLPKVLAANPDAKLIVDPGSVETVEKLNLRFEVANPGDAFEIGSTSVNVVGGEHAVIHSDIPRIPNIGYVVDHGAFYHPGDSFFVPEQKIDVLGLPTGAPWLKAGEAVDFLRAVAPRRAVPIHEAVLANPGMHYGLFGHLSPEGTEVKVLDRGELTEV
- a CDS encoding aldehyde dehydrogenase family protein, encoding MTAVQPKPTSVGETFDSLSPATDEVVGTYPVHSAEDVRATVESARVAAEWWDGLGYAGRADRLRQWKGVITRRLPQLCQVVRDETGKPIVDAQLESVLAIEHIAWAGKHARKILGKQRRSAGLLMSNQAATVEYRPLGVVGVIGPWNYPVFTPLGSIVYALAAGNAVVFKPSEYTPGVGKWLVDAFNEIVPEQPVLQLVTGFGETGAALVSAGVDKIAFTGSTATGKKIMAAAAQTLTPVVIEAGGKDPVLVDADADLDAAADATVWGAFSNSGQTCIGVERVYVHERVHDEFVAKVVEKSRDVRAGSDEDAQYGPVTMPSQLAVIRRHIADAIERGGRAVIGGVDSVGDRYAQPTVLVDVPEDSEAVREETFGPTVTIAKVRDMDEAVDKANATKYGLGSTVFSKSRGMELAARLRTGMTSINAPLSFAGIASLPFGGVGDSGFGRIHGPEGLREFARPKAVARQRFTAPIALTSFNRKESTDALVVKLITILHGKR
- a CDS encoding LysR family transcriptional regulator, which encodes MDLRELRYFVAVAEELHFGRAAARLNMTQPPLSRAIKQLETDLGQVLLHRSPSGVALTAAGSALYDEACTLLTQADQVRTRVAAAAGAATITVGTLADSAEQVGIRLAAAYRERHPGLHVRIREADLTDPTVGLRTGQVDVALTRAPFDETGIVTHVLRTDPMGVVLRADDPLADRESLHSDDLADRLWFQLPEGTDPIWRAYWRGPAGPLQDGPVVRTVHECMQAVLWNGSVGLTPLVHKLPAGLTTVPLVDMPPSNLVVAWAGANPGPLIRSFAQIAVAVYRPAAPSR